One part of the Thiomicrospira cyclica ALM1 genome encodes these proteins:
- a CDS encoding CsoS2 family carboxysome shell protein, with product MRSEVIATPARSRNTVATAAPVVNEGRKAAVERRKQLVKGSGYKAKSQPARQPRQKPVVEAIITDNKSVEHAAPVGVERSRQEVKSKATGVKPMGTVMPKGRLVARTYRKAQSEGKAALKAKLSGSSSVSSIAKMANPDASGRQIAREVRQQRCTQGKTSSGVCRPTGKITRKPATSEPYPAKVGFSQTGYDQTVSGTMVSDTKKMTGSEAGSCRVISGTEYTSPNEFQAKCSFKPEANPRKVAMTQTASGRHVSGTEVGLSEKVTGTEPGQCRGVTGTEYLPADQGEMFCGSKPASGPSKVSQSRTAKNQIISGPSMLPRETMTGLEAGQERSITGTQYLSSSANLTKEPSRQARPGIMSVPTKVDVSETSSGNRVSGTNVNFYKPVTGDEAGFCKTVSGSEYQSREARTARCGDTLQPAATKVAESKTFAGHKVTGDRAGLGGKITGAGAGRCKSVTGSNYQSLDAAEECDLPIEKVKPDYMNRPGFYAKPTTGTQPGPMGLTGAQQGVCSNVSGTPYQGVDQTSSMCQNSVASVPGESDFPVLMNPANMHVMAQPMMMSMPSPSMAMSEPQIVEGSPSRLTGHGADSGFSITGDSWGRGNSVTGTEGRWAKGRNVSMKGNSSKPQNLARDFRPETNPQVAESPITGSSGNTKHGASVTVSGGARA from the coding sequence GTGCGTAGTGAAGTTATCGCTACGCCAGCACGTTCAAGAAACACGGTTGCCACAGCAGCCCCCGTTGTTAACGAGGGTCGTAAGGCAGCTGTTGAACGCCGTAAACAGCTTGTCAAAGGCAGTGGATACAAAGCGAAATCTCAGCCAGCACGTCAACCAAGACAAAAGCCCGTTGTTGAAGCAATAATAACTGATAACAAATCCGTTGAGCATGCTGCACCAGTAGGTGTTGAGCGTTCACGTCAGGAAGTTAAAAGTAAAGCAACAGGTGTTAAACCTATGGGCACAGTTATGCCTAAAGGCCGTTTAGTTGCACGTACTTACCGTAAAGCGCAGTCTGAAGGTAAGGCGGCATTGAAAGCAAAGCTTTCAGGTTCAAGCTCTGTATCAAGTATTGCAAAAATGGCAAACCCAGACGCAAGTGGGCGTCAGATTGCTCGTGAAGTGAGGCAGCAACGTTGTACACAAGGCAAAACATCATCAGGTGTTTGTCGTCCAACCGGTAAGATCACACGTAAACCAGCAACATCTGAACCATATCCTGCAAAAGTTGGGTTTTCTCAGACTGGTTATGACCAGACAGTGAGTGGAACAATGGTATCTGATACGAAAAAGATGACAGGATCAGAGGCCGGTTCATGTCGAGTAATAAGCGGCACTGAATATACAAGTCCAAATGAATTTCAGGCTAAATGTAGTTTTAAACCTGAAGCTAATCCACGAAAAGTGGCCATGACACAGACAGCATCAGGTCGCCATGTAAGTGGTACTGAAGTTGGTTTGTCTGAAAAGGTTACTGGTACAGAACCAGGGCAATGCCGTGGTGTAACTGGTACTGAATATCTCCCGGCTGATCAGGGGGAAATGTTTTGTGGAAGTAAGCCAGCGTCTGGTCCAAGCAAAGTGAGCCAATCACGTACTGCAAAAAACCAGATTATTTCTGGCCCTTCAATGTTACCTCGCGAAACAATGACGGGTTTGGAGGCTGGTCAGGAGCGTTCTATTACGGGTACACAGTATCTATCTAGTAGCGCAAATTTGACAAAAGAGCCGTCACGTCAGGCAAGGCCAGGCATTATGTCAGTGCCAACAAAAGTTGATGTTTCTGAAACGTCATCTGGAAATCGTGTATCGGGCACTAACGTAAATTTTTATAAGCCTGTTACAGGCGATGAAGCGGGTTTTTGTAAAACAGTTTCTGGAAGCGAATATCAATCACGCGAAGCACGAACTGCTCGCTGTGGAGATACTTTGCAACCTGCTGCTACCAAAGTTGCGGAATCAAAAACATTTGCAGGGCATAAAGTCACGGGTGATAGAGCTGGCTTAGGCGGTAAAATTACCGGTGCTGGGGCGGGTCGCTGCAAAAGTGTAACAGGGTCAAACTATCAAAGCCTTGATGCAGCTGAAGAGTGTGATTTACCAATTGAAAAGGTAAAACCAGATTATATGAACAGGCCTGGCTTTTATGCAAAGCCAACCACGGGAACACAGCCAGGCCCAATGGGGCTGACTGGTGCGCAACAGGGGGTTTGTAGTAATGTAAGTGGTACGCCATATCAGGGTGTTGATCAGACGTCTTCTATGTGTCAGAACAGTGTTGCATCAGTTCCTGGTGAGTCTGACTTTCCAGTCTTGATGAATCCAGCAAATATGCACGTGATGGCACAGCCGATGATGATGTCTATGCCATCACCATCAATGGCTATGTCTGAACCCCAAATTGTTGAAGGTTCGCCTTCTCGATTAACGGGCCATGGCGCAGATAGTGGATTCTCTATTACTGGAGATTCTTGGGGACGTGGAAATAGCGTGACTGGCACTGAAGGCCGGTGGGCTAAAGGTCGTAACGTGAGTATGAAGGGTAATTCTTCAAAGCCTCAAAATCTTGCTCGCGACTTTAGACCAGAAACAAATCCGCAGGTAGCCGAAAGTCCAATTACTGGTTCTTCCGGTAATACTAAACATGGCGCAAGTGTTACCGTTTCTGGTGGTGCCAGAGCCTAA
- a CDS encoding form I ribulose bisphosphate carboxylase large subunit: MANQTFNAGVQDYKLTYWTPDYTPLDTDLLACFKVIPQAGVPREEAAAAVAAESSTGTWTTVWTDLLTDMEFYKGRCYRIEDVPGNKDAFYAFIAYPLDLFEEGSVVNVLTSLVGNVFGFKAVRSLRLEDIRFPVAFIKTCGGPPSGIQVERDKLNKYGRPMLGCTIKPKLGLSAKNYGRAVYECLRGGLDLTKDDENINSQPFQRWRDRFSFVADAINKAEAETGEVKGHYLNVTAATCEDMMERAEYAKELGVRIVMHDFLTGGFTANTSLANWCRKNGMLLHIHRAMHAVIDRNPNHGIHFRVLAKCLRLSGGDHLHTGTVVGKLEGDRASTLGFVDQLREAFVPEDRSRGVFFDQDWGSMPGVMAVASGGIHVWHMPALVTIFGDDSVLQFGGGTQGHPGGNAAGAAANRVALEACVKARNEGRDLEREGGDILRDAARHSPELAVALETWKEIKFEFDTVDKLDA; encoded by the coding sequence ATGGCAAATCAAACATTTAACGCTGGTGTTCAGGATTATAAACTGACCTATTGGACGCCAGATTACACTCCGCTTGACACTGACCTTTTGGCGTGTTTCAAAGTAATACCACAGGCGGGTGTTCCACGTGAAGAAGCAGCGGCAGCTGTTGCAGCTGAGTCATCAACAGGTACTTGGACCACTGTATGGACCGACCTATTGACCGACATGGAATTCTACAAAGGTCGTTGCTATAGAATCGAAGACGTTCCAGGTAACAAAGATGCGTTCTACGCATTTATCGCTTATCCATTGGATCTCTTCGAAGAAGGTTCTGTTGTTAACGTACTAACCTCGCTGGTTGGTAACGTATTCGGTTTCAAGGCTGTTCGTTCACTCCGTCTTGAAGACATTCGTTTCCCAGTTGCATTCATCAAAACTTGCGGTGGTCCACCAAGCGGTATCCAGGTTGAGCGTGATAAATTAAACAAATATGGTCGCCCAATGCTGGGTTGTACTATCAAGCCAAAGTTAGGCTTGTCTGCTAAGAACTACGGTCGTGCTGTATATGAGTGTTTGCGTGGTGGTTTGGACTTAACCAAAGACGACGAAAACATTAACTCTCAGCCATTTCAGCGTTGGAGAGATCGTTTCTCATTCGTTGCTGATGCAATCAATAAAGCAGAAGCAGAAACTGGCGAAGTTAAAGGTCACTACCTAAACGTAACAGCTGCAACCTGTGAAGACATGATGGAACGTGCTGAATATGCAAAAGAGTTAGGTGTGCGTATCGTTATGCATGATTTCTTAACTGGTGGTTTTACTGCTAACACGTCGTTAGCAAATTGGTGTCGCAAAAACGGTATGTTGTTACACATCCACCGCGCCATGCACGCTGTAATCGACCGTAACCCTAACCACGGTATTCACTTCCGTGTATTAGCTAAGTGCTTACGTTTGTCAGGTGGCGACCATCTACATACTGGTACCGTTGTTGGTAAGTTGGAAGGTGATCGTGCCTCTACACTAGGTTTCGTAGATCAGTTGCGTGAAGCATTTGTTCCAGAAGATCGCTCACGTGGTGTATTCTTCGATCAAGACTGGGGTTCAATGCCAGGTGTTATGGCGGTTGCTTCAGGTGGTATCCACGTATGGCACATGCCAGCATTGGTTACAATCTTCGGTGATGACTCAGTTCTTCAGTTCGGTGGTGGTACACAAGGTCACCCAGGTGGTAACGCAGCCGGCGCCGCAGCTAACCGTGTTGCTTTGGAAGCCTGTGTTAAAGCACGTAACGAAGGTCGTGATCTAGAGCGTGAAGGTGGTGACATTCTTCGTGATGCAGCGCGTCATAGCCCAGAACTAGCCGTTGCACTAGAAACTTGGAAAGAAATCAAGTTTGAATTTGACACTGTTGATAAGCTTGACGCTTAA
- a CDS encoding ribulose bisphosphate carboxylase small subunit has protein sequence MSVMSSGDFRTTRTYETFSFLPPLSQDEIYDQIVYIINQGWTPALEHEAPQNASEHYWGMWKLPFFGMRNPDQVLAELEECKRAYPDHLIRMVGYDNYTQCKGHEFVVYRPRGL, from the coding sequence ATGTCAGTAATGAGTTCAGGTGATTTCCGCACTACGCGCACCTATGAAACTTTTTCGTTTTTGCCGCCTTTGAGTCAGGACGAAATCTACGATCAAATCGTATACATCATTAACCAAGGCTGGACTCCAGCACTTGAGCATGAAGCACCGCAAAATGCATCTGAGCATTATTGGGGTATGTGGAAGCTACCATTTTTCGGTATGCGCAACCCAGATCAAGTACTTGCAGAGCTAGAAGAGTGTAAGCGCGCATATCCTGATCATTTGATCCGTATGGTTGGTTATGACAATTATACTCAGTGTAAAGGGCATGAATTCGTAGTTTATCGTCCACGCGGTCTATAA